A single genomic interval of Nomascus leucogenys isolate Asia chromosome 3, Asia_NLE_v1, whole genome shotgun sequence harbors:
- the NOC3L gene encoding nucleolar complex protein 3 homolog has protein sequence MKARRNKKQIPSFRKLIKTSKVKLENKLKNKQFKQQSSLKKYRKEQRKLRQAVKDAVSKKPFPLENPKEKRPGKRIEREEEEEEALPLDMMDEDDLQLMKDLGQRASFLTRDLSSSEPVHAKKRKHERIIDKYEKIPRTLQTAPEKELIHLLPIKDKSGIIPQTREKPVTDSNKDEEDQEEERELEEEMIEDPIRELTIEEHLIERKKKLQEKKMHIAALASAILSDPESNIKKLKELRSMLMEQDPDVAVTVRKLVIVSLMELFKDITPSYKIRPLTEAEKSTKTRKETQKLREFEEGLVSQYKFYLENLEQMVKDWKQRKLKKSNVVSLKAYKGLAEVAVKSLCELLVALPHFNFHNNIIVLIVPLMNDMSKSISEMCCEAVKKLFKQDKLGQASLGVIKVISGFVKGRNYEVRPEMLKTFLCLRIKEVEVKKDTEDINKPKKFMTFKEKRKSLSRMQRKWKKAEEKLERELREAEASESTEKKLKLHTETLNIVFVTYFRILKKAQRSPLLPAVLEGLAKFAHLINVEFFDDLLVVLHILIESGDLSYQESLHCVQTAFHILSGQGDVLNIDPMKFYTHLYKTLFKLHAGATNEGVEIVLQCLDVMLTKRRKQVSQQRALAFIKRLCTLALHVLPNSSIGILATTRILMHTFPKTDLLLDSESQGSGVFLPELDEPEYCNAQNTALWELHALRRHYHPIVQRFAAHLIAGAPSEGSGALKPELCRRTAAELFEAYSMAEMTFNPPVESSNPKIKGKVLQGDSFLNEDLNQLIKRYSSEVATESPLDFTKYLKTSLH, from the exons ATGAAGGCG agaagaaataaaaaacagatccCAAGCTTTCGCAAGTTAATAAAAACTAGTAAAGTCAAACTTGAAAACAAGCTAAAAAATAAGCAGTTTAAACAGCAAAGCTCTCTCAAGAAGTACCGAAAAGAACAGAGGAAACTAAGGCAAGCTGTGAAAGATGCTGTGTCTAAGAAACCCTTTCCATTGGAGAACCCAAAGGAAAAGCGACCAG GTAAAAGGAttgagagggaagaagaggaagaagaagccCTTCCTTTAGATATGATGGATGAAGATGACTTACAGTTAATGAAGGATTTAGGACAAAGAGCATCTTTTCTAACAAGAGATCTTTCTTCTAG TGAGCCTGTTCATGCGAAGAAACGGAAGCATGAACGCATTatagataaatatgaaaaaataccaAGAACTCTGCAAACTGCACCAGAGAAGGAACTGATTCATTTACTTCCTATCAAAGATAAAAGTGGTATAATCCCACAGACTAGGGAGAAGCCAG TTACTGATAGTAACAAAGATGAAGAGGAtcaagaagaagagagggaaCTTGAGGAAG AGATGATTGAAGATCCTATTCGAGAGCTGACCATAGAAGAACATTTGattgagagaaagaagaaattacaggAGAAGAAGATGCATATTGCAGCCTTGGCATCTGCCATATTATCAGATCCAGAAAGTAAT attaaaaaattgaaagaattacGTTCTATGTTGATGGAACAAGATCCTGATGTGGCTGTTACTGTTCGAAAGCTGGTAATTGTTTCTCTGATGGagttatttaaagatattactcCTTCATATAAAATCCGGCCcctcacagaagcagaaaaatctACTAAG ACCCGAAAAGAAACCCAGAAGTTAAGAGAATTTGAAGAAGGCCTGGTTAGCCAATACAAGTTTTATTTGGAAAATCTGGAGCAAATGGTTAAAG ATTGGAAGCAGAGGAAGCTGAAGAAAAGTAATGTAGTTTCCTTAAAGGCATACAAAGGACTGGCAGAAGTCGCTGTGAAGAGCTTGTGTGAGCTGTTGGTGGCACTACCTCATTTTAACTTTCACAACAACATCATCGTATTGATTGTCCCTCTCATGAATGACATGTCAAAATCG atatctGAAATGTGTTGTGAAGCTGTGAAGAAACTCTTCAAGCAAGATAAATTAGGCCAAGCTTCTCTTGGTGTAATTAAAGTGATTTCTGGTTTTGTGAAGGGCAGAAATTACGAAGTTAGGCCAGAG atgttaaaaacatttttatgccTAAGAATCAAGGAAGTAGAAGTGAAAAAAGATACAGAAGACattaataaaccaaaaaaatttatgactttcaaagaaaagagaaaatctctatcaagaatgcagagaaag tggaagaaagcagaagagaaactAGAGCGAGAGCTTCGAGAGGCAGAAGCTTCAGAGAGTACTGAGAAAAAACTTAAACTG CACACAGAGACTCTGAATATTGTGTTTGTAACCTACTTCAGAATATTGAAGAAGGCCCAGAGGTCACCTCTCCTGCCAGCAGTTCTAGAAGGTCTTGCCAA GTTTGCTCACCTTATAAATGTGGAATTTTTTGATGATCTGTTAGTAGTTCTTCATATTCTCATTGAGTCTGGT gacctaAGCTATCAAGAAAGTCTTCACTGTGTCCAGACTGCTTTTCATATTCTTTCTGGACAAG GTGATGTACTGAATATTGATCCAATGAAATTCTACacacatctctacaaaacactgttcaaaTTACATGCAG GTGCTACCAATGAAGGTGTTGAGATTGTACTCCAGTGCCTTGATGTCATGCTAACTAAGCGCAGAAAGCAAGTTTCTCAGCAGCGAGCTCTTGCCTTCATCAAACGCCTTTGTACCCTTGCTCTTCATGTTCTTCCAAATTCAAGTATTGGCATTTTAGCAACTACCAGAATATTAATGCAT ACTTTCCCCAAAACAGATCTACTGCTTGACAGTGAATCTCAGGGAAGTGGAGTTTTCCTTCCTGAACTGGATGAGCCTGAGTACTGCAATGCTCAGAACACTGCTCTGTGGGAACTGCATGCTCTGCGG AGGCATTATCATCCCATAGTGCAGAGATTTGCAGCCCACCTGATCGCTGGAGCACCTTCTGAAGGCTCTGGAGCACTCAAACCAGAGTTGTGTCGAAG